The Setaria viridis chromosome 9, Setaria_viridis_v4.0, whole genome shotgun sequence sequence TCGGCCCATGGGCTTGTAACGATTCGAGGCTGCATCCTCTGTGTCTGTCTGGCTATGAACTGCTCCAATGTAGTATATTAGCAGTAGAGAAGACACTGAACAATGATCATCTTTCTCCTGCCTCTCGCCGGCGACGGTTTTATCCATCCAAACCCCTCCGTTGTGCTGCCactgaggaagaggatggctaCAGATGCcctcaaaaaaataaaagataaaaagaGGATGGCTACAGAACAGTAGTTGCGGTGCCGCTCGCCGGCGGGTGCATGTCCAGGTTGTATGCATATTTTTAAAGTGAATACCGTGAGTACACGATGTGGTATCGCTTATATTAACTAATTCTGCTTCGTTGACAAAACCGTACTATGTTCGTTAGCGAACAGAGCTGCAAAGTATCAAGCATGGGTTACGCGGATTTGCTTGCAATCAAACGATCTGTCAGTTCTTCGATCGTCATGTGCTATGCGGACCATACATATATTCCCTGTCTGCTGACGCTTCAGTGAATTCGCATTTCACGTGGTGTCCTCTGTGAGAATATGATTCAGTATATGTTGGTAGTTTGTTTCATCTGGCGGTCACATTGTGTATGCTGACATAAATTAAAGGCAACAACTAGAATGAAAAAGGAATTGGTATAGACCAACTTATTGAGGCGGCCGATCTGTTTCATTGCTACTCTCCATGAGTGCAGCAAATAGAGCTTCTTCATAACCAATCTACGGAAGATTAGAGTCATGAGCCATCACCACCTTGTAACATGACTGTTGGTTGATCAAGGGTGCTTCCATTGTCCCCATATGCCAAAATGTTGACCAATCTCTCGTAACAACTGGCGTATATCCAGGACAACCAAGCAAACGATGTGATCAAACCGATCATTGTACTTACATTGGTCTAAAATACATTAGACATGCATCACGCATGCCATGGCATGCCTGATGGTAGGCGCTTCCAGCTGTTgtaatacgaggtaggctacgctagcgcaaatcaaaatttctaccgcgtataaccaggaagaactgccgtataaggatcacgggattaccactcgacgcactactggtgcggaagatgtagatatgcgtcggtgcagtgaagacgatcacgtagtcgtacgtagtcgatcaacgtagtcgtacgtagtcgatcacgtccagcagctcctcagcagctcgtccacgtgcacagcaagatcgcctccggtgccgcggctcgtcgtcggctcgtcgtggctcgtcggcggctcgtcgatggctcgtccaagtgctgcaggtgcaacacctccaaggtatccacacgtgcagggaggaagcgtcgcaagccggattgctagatccgcgagttgcaacaggcgagggcgtgggaggcgcggcaagagtgttcagccaaaaaggtgtaaaaccctagggcgcccccacccctctatttataggggttcctgatgggcctctggatccgaggcccattagtactcctaaacctaatccaactcggatcaaatccgcattgggcttccagccccttaagtgtgtgaccctatgggttcggatacgtatagacatggcccgagtactcctactcggcccaatagtcggtagcggcctctagcaagacgtgccaactcctatacgcacacgaagatcatatcagacgaaccttCACAaaataatatacatgctattccctttgcctcacgatatttggtctagcttcaagccgaccgctctttctcgatcctgtgattcggaatccctttgtaggttaactcttaaccgtacgtagcatggccatgcattttcggatccaatcactcgaggggcccagagatatcactctcaatcagagagggcaaatcccatcttgattgaccatgtctcatagcatgcttcttgacaaacccgaaagctacctttataactaccctgttacggtgtagcgtttgatagcccctaagtaggtcaatccacatctagaatacatgcgacaatctcaggtctgaggacaaagcgtatatgttgtttaaagagagaactacttctcgtgttgggtcagtcctaacacatgtctccacatgtgtccacattattagttcaacatctccatgtccatgacttgtgaaacatagtcatcaactaatacatgtgctagtctaatattcatgtgtgtcctcacatgaactccgaccagggacaactttagaataaccatacaagtaaagagtttcacatacaattcacataattgcaaatcaattcaagtagcctttaatggatattcaatgaacacaatatacaaatcatggatacaaatggaatatcatcatctctatgattgcctctagggcatacctccaacagtctcccacttgcactagagtcaatctagaaggtacctaatacccatagctcttacatgcgcatcatgcttagcttgcgggagtggttttgtcaacggatcagaaatgttcagatccgtgtgtattttgcatatcttgatctcaccccggttaacgaagtctcgaatgagatgaaatcgccgcattacgtgtttgttcttctgatggttccttggctcctttgcttgcgcaattgccccattgttatcacagtagagattcaatgggctggacgcattcgggaacacaccaagctcaatgaggaaattccttatccaaacaccttccttcgcggcttccgaagccgcgatgtactcggcttctgtcgtagaatcggccaccgtctcctgcttggaactcttccaactaacagcaccaccattcagcgtgaacacaaatcctgattgtgactttgaatcatctctgtcggtttggaaactagcatcggtgtaacctgttacaacgagctcctcctgacctccataaacgaggaacatatctttagtccttctcaagtacttaagaatgtttttcatcgctgtccagtgactctcacctggatcagattggtgtctgcttgtcatacttagcgcatatgaaacatctgggcgagtacttatcattgcatacatgatagatccaatagccgaggcatatggcactctactcatgcgatcccgctcatcagcagtcgaaggacactgagtcttgctgagatgtatgccatgtgacataggcaagaaccctttctttgcctcttccatgctgaaccgcttcaacactttgtcaatgtaagtatcttggcttaaacctataagccttctcgatctatctctatagatcttaatacccagaatatatgccgcttcccctaagtccttcatcgaaaaactatttttcagtgaagtctttacggactcaagcataggaatgttatttccaatcagtaatatgtcatccacatataagattagaaatactacagagctcccactaaccttcttgtaaacacaagactcttcttcgttcttggtgaagtcaaaccctttgaccacttcatcaaaacgaatgttccaactcctagatgcttgcttcaatccataaatggatctctgaagcttgcatacctttccagcatttttcggatcgacaaaaccctcgggctgtatcatatacacgtcctcagctaggtttccattcaggaaagctgtcttgacatccatctgccatctctcataatcgaaatatgcagctatagctagaataatccgaatggacttaagcatcactacgggcgagaaggtctcgtcgtagtcaactccttgaacttgtcgaaaaccttttgcgacaagtcgtgctttatagatgtgaacatttccatccatgtcctttttcttcttatagatccacttgcactctatggctttaacaccatcaggcgggtcaaccaagttccaaacttgattgtctcccatggactctatttcggattgcatggcactctgccatttttcggagtctgggtccatcattgcttctgcatatgtcgcaggctcatcattgtccaacaataatatttctcgcatttcgcggagccttgccgaccttcgtggttgtggcggtgcttctcttgccatgggtatctcaacttgttctgctacgttagcatcactcattgattcttgcccgattggctcatcttgaacttcttcaagatgcactgtctttccactcttttctcctttgagaaactctttctctaggaaaaccccgttccgagcgacaaacactttgccttctgatcggttgtagaaataatatcccaaagtttcctttggatatcccacgaaaatgcacttatccgatttgggtgtgatcttgtccgactgaagtcgcttgacaaacacttcacatccccaaatctttagaaaagacagactaggaacctttccagtccatatctcatatggtgtcttaactacggatttagatggtaccctatttagtgtgaaagctgctgtttctagagcgtatccccaaaatgacaacggtaggtccgactggctcattattgatcgaaccatgtctaacaaagttcgattacgtcgctcggacacaccgtttctctgaggtgttccaggcggcgtaagttgtggaacaattccgcaactctttagatgattgctaaactcgtggctcaaatactcgcctccacgatcagatcgcaaggccttaattttcttgccacgctgattttcaacttcattctgaaattccttgaacttttcaaaggtttcagacttgtgcctcattaagtagacatagccatatctactaaaatcatcagtaaaagttatgaagtattggaatcctcctctagccgtcgtgctcattggtccgcatacatcactatgtacgagttccaacaagtctactgctctctcaggaaatcctgtgaaaggcgtcttggtcatcttgcctagcaagcaagcctcacatgtctcgtatgattcaaaatcaaacgaagttagaagtccatcagaatggagcttcttcatgcgcttttcacttatatgacccaaacgacaatgccacaaataggtaggactcaaatcattaggccgaggccttttagcacttacattacagacaagtgaaccatcaagatttaaaacaaacaatcgattcacaatgggtgcaaaagccataaacatattatctttagagatcacacaaccattgttttcactcgcaaatgaataaccatccttcatcaaacatgaaggagataaaatgtttcgacttaaactaggaacaaaataacaattattcaactccataataaatcctgacgggaggtggagttgcatcgtcccgacggtcaaagcagcaactcttgcattattgcccacgcggaaatcaacttctcctctttccacgcttctacttcttatcattccctgcatcgaattgcaaatatgagcaaccgatccggtatcaaatacccaagaattaataactgtatcagcgagaaatatgttgtctataacattaacaacaagcgtacctgaggtagaagtactcttacttccgccgttcttcaacgaagctaggtactgcttgcagtttctcttccagtgaccaagttcatgacagtaaaagcactctttatctggagcaggtccagctttagccttgggcgctgggtttggcttggacactccagccttacccttcttcttccaagaattgcccttcttcttgaaggtaggcttgttctgtacagccatcacatggctggtactagcgcttttcttaatgtctacctctgctgtcttgagcataccacacagctcattcagacccttctccgtcccatgcatatggtagttcgagatgaagttcccatagctaggcggaagagacgagagaatgaagtcagtggccaactctttgcccattgggaagcccagcttctccaatcgctgagtgtaaccaaccattttgattacatgtggtcctactgctgcgccttctgctaacttgcactccagaaaggctttggacacattgaacctttcggtcctagcctgtgtctggaacatgtccttgagcgccacgatcatatcgtaagcctcatgatttgtttcgaactgcatctgcagctcgggttccatgcaagcaagcataaggcagcttacctcaagattagcatcaaatgccttcttgtaagcagccttaacggcagcagatgcatcatcagcaggtactggtggtagtggggtgtctagaacatcttcctttttctcagccctgagaacaattctcaggttacggatccaatccgagtagtttgttccattcaacttgtccttctcaaggaccgaacgcaaagcaaacgatgcggtggtgttgctaggtgccatttaatctacaacaaaagtaatgcaaaatacactaagacaaacgtatccatgatagagcaaattacattaaactattttaacagaatctactcccactaaaatcaatatccctctattgaaacttagtgattcaggatccacaactaacaagtctactagtgagctttagcatcaccgctagcaaacgaggtagatcggtaagcaacttttgctaatcatatcacatatgactcctgttgttgggtgacatctctatgtctcggcgcccaacctttatgccccaaggtctttaaccgttaagataaccttgtgaagcaaaccaacccttatgcgtgtaagtgtccgacacaaacccgtctagtcaaggaaaactagtggcaccctaatttcatagacccaccactaattgtacaagacatgggacggtgcaagtttcaGTTGGGAgagcatactaacttaaactttgtgagggatcgttctacttctaacatcacagcatgcagaaagtaaaacataaacagaatagcattcacacagcttgtgacacagtatggcccgttttcatatggtgatctccatctccatagaacctgttcaccatggtgatctccatctccatgttccatgtgtgccatcctcctggtgatgagtcctccaagaactatgctattacgcctaatagctagtaaagaatctagtaatgaagattacatagttgcttggatcatcacagattggtacgcagaccattaaatacaataaggtgacaacacatatggctcctgccgtgttgccgtacgcgtgacacgcaggtcacgaatgggttacacacatgcatcacatacacaagggggccatactgatcacaagatacaaacatacatcctgcaaaacagagttaggcgtcctaacgttccaaacttgggaggcccgaaactccatcttccaagccgaatttggcaaatctaatatcgccgaaaacggcgaagccgttgaaattcacgtgtaactttttctgtagatcaattttcgtatagaaatcgccccgatccgagatcataccgaaaagttacggctgatttaccgaagcatgcgcatacggcaaagtcccgaccccggcagtagatcacatctactattgcacatctaatgcgcctggcgtatgaccctggatctcgatttgaccaatcatattgatcttccctcactgcaactggatttacgtgtatcacttaactccgatggcggaaaccgaccggtaggagtatgtcgttacactaccattgcagcaagggcacgaaatcaggacatagatcaaacagagaactcgcatatctccatatgcacacatcccgaatccaaaactaagcagctaaggctctgataccactgttgtaatacgaggtaggctacgctagcgcaaatcaaaatttctaccgcgtataaccaggaagaactgccgtataaggatcacgggattaccactcgacgcactactggtgcggaagatgtagatatgcgtcggtgcagtgaagacgatcacgtagtcgtacgtagtcgatcaacgtagtcgtacgtagtcgatcacgtccagcagctcctcagcagctcgtccacgtgcatagcaagatcgcctccggtgccgcggctcgtcgtcggctcgtcgtggctcgtcggcggctcgtcgatggctcgtccaagtgctgcaggtgcaacacctccaaggtatccacacgtgcagggaggaagcgtcgcaagccggattgctagatccgcgagttgcaacaggcgagggcgtgggaggcgcggcaagagtgttcagccaaaaaggtgtaaaaccctagggcgcccccacccctctatttataggggttcctgatgggcctctggatccgaggcccattagtactcctaaacctaatccaactcggatcaaatccgaattgggcttccagccccttaagtgtgtgaccctatgggttcggatacgtatagacatggcccgagtactcctactcggcccaatagttggtagcggcctctagcaagacgtgccaactcctatacgcacacgaagatcatatcagacgaaccttcacaacataatatacatgctattccctttgcctcacgatatttggtctagcttcaagccgaccgctctttctcgatcctgtgattcggaatccctttgtaggttaactcttaaccgtacgtagcatggccatgcattttcggatccaatcactcgaggggcccagagatatcactctcaatcagagaggggcaaatcccatcttgattgaccatgtctcatagcatgcttcttgacaaacccgaaagctacctttataactaccctgttacggtgtagcgtttgatagcccctaagtaggtcaatccacatctagaatacatgcgacaatctcaggtctgaggacaaagcgtatatgttgtttaaagagagaactacttctcgtgttgggtcagtcctaacacatgtctccacatgtgtccacattattagttcaacatctccatgtccatgacttgtgaaacatagtcatcaactaatacatgtgctagtctaatattcatgtgtgtcctcacatgaactccgaccagggacaactttagaataaccatacaagtaaagagtttcacatacaattcacataattgcaaatcaattcaagtagcctttaatggatattcaatgaacacaatatacaaatcatggatacaaatggaatatcatcatctctatgattgcctctagggcatacctccaacaccagcTTCCTCCATGCCTGGATCGGTCAGCTATAAATACACGCGCAAACACCCGAGGAAAACCACCCCCAAAGAACCAGAGACCCGAGCTAGCACTAGATCAGATCACCATTCCTAGCTCTCTTACGATCTTGCGTTCTTGCTCTTGCTGTGGTGGGAAATCAATCAATCGCCAAATGGCTGCCAAGCACGGTCTCTTTGTTGCTCTCAACCTACTCCTCTTCGCCGCCGCTGTGTACGGCTGTGCAGATAACTGTGAGCCATCCTATCCCACTCCACCCGTCGAGCCACCATCATCGACCTACGTTCCCGAGCCACCAGCTCCGATAGCGCCGGCGACCGACGGCCACAGCCATCGCCCGGCCGGTCGGTGCCCACTGGATGCGCTCAAGCTCCAGGTGTGCGCAAGTGTCCTGGACGGCCTTGTCAAGATCAGCCTGCCGGAGGAGCGTGAGAAGTGTTGCCGGCTGCTGGACGGGCTCGTCGACATCGATGCCGCCGCCTGCCTCTGCACCGTGCTCAAGACCAACGTCCTCGGCATTTCCCTCCACGTGCCCATCGACATCAGCCTCAGTCTAAACCGGTGCGGCCGCAAGGATTGCCCGCCCGGCTTGACCTGCCCTCGCTATTAATTAATCTCGATTGTTAATCAAGGTCCAGCCACGTTATTTATGTCCATGCGCACAAGGAGCACACACTTCTGGTCTAGTATCTCACTTGATTCAAAAGTTTATTGCTTGCAGCGGCGACCTATCTGAGCCGTTGCAAGGTGGAATAATTTTCTTCTATATTTATTTGTCGCACCTTCAGTTCGTTACAAATCCCTATTGCATTTTGGTATTTGTTTTAAGGCATTTATCAAGTTAGTTATGGAGTTTGTACTTGTACTAATATCTTTAATTAATTTCTTGATCAATGCCGAAACGGATCTTATTATCAACATGAGTGTGCATCGTTGAGAAAAAGAGCTGGCTCCCTTGGGAGCTCCGATCCCATGGAAATGATAGAACTTCATGAACAAATTAAACCTAATGGAGTATCCAGTATGTATATGATGATTTTGCTAAAAGTTTTCATCAGAAAACGCCTATTTACTCTCACCCTCAAGGTGACATCACGATCCTTTCTAACTTTTACTACTAAAACAAAAACCAAATATAGTGGTTTGTTTAGTGTTGACAACGTTGTTTAGTATTCATTAGTAAAGGTGCGTTCTACCTTCCAAAGCCATCAACACTAAAGAACATCGCCTCAACATCCAGGGGTCCATTTATACTCCAGGGAGGCACAAACATAAAACCCTAGGTGATTCGGAGCCGAAACAACAAAACTGAGCCTTGGACGGACCTTCCAAAAGCTATATCTCCAAGACAATTCTGATGTTCCTCTAAAAGTGGAAACatggaagaaaaatataaatgCCAACAAGTAACTCCTGCAAAGGTGAAAATAACTTCATCCACTCATTGAACTCCGACCATCAAGCCACCTGCTTCAACAACCTCATTGTCCACCATAAGGTGAAATGAATCCGTAAGACACTGACCAGTGTTGGAGGTTCCATGCATGTCCTGGAACATGGCAACAACGCCAAGCCCCGGTGTGCAAGGCAACAACTATTCCAGCACCTTAGGGGATTCTCCTAAAGTGACgtctgcaaaaagaaaaggacatcCATGGATGCTGCCATCACACTACC is a genomic window containing:
- the LOC117836919 gene encoding cortical cell-delineating protein translates to MAAKHGLFVALNLLLFAAAVYGCADNCEPSYPTPPVEPPSSTYVPEPPAPIAPATDGHSHRPAGRCPLDALKLQVCASVLDGLVKISLPEEREKCCRLLDGLVDIDAAACLCTVLKTNVLGISLHVPIDISLSLNRCGRKDCPPGLTCPRY